The following proteins come from a genomic window of Triticum aestivum cultivar Chinese Spring chromosome 6A, IWGSC CS RefSeq v2.1, whole genome shotgun sequence:
- the LOC123128002 gene encoding pentatricopeptide repeat-containing protein At1g74900, mitochondrial gives MPPPPPPPTSLSPSSPTPSTAPPPSPRQIAALVLNHPSSNLTTASARSLSASLLAVAPALPTPVANRVLKLLWHHAPRALLFFHSLLHLPTRAHAVSPCTIDLALDLSARLRHPRQLTNSILALFPRLRLPFTPRTFPILFERFAASQRRPDIAVRLFLSLHRSHRVVQDLPLFNSLLDALGKSRHASKAASLVRALERRFPPDVVTYNTLADGWCRVKDTSRALDLLRQMAESGITPTKTTYNIILKGFFRAGQMQHAWNFFLQMKKRGAKDERCKPDIVSYTTIIHGLGVAGQLDKARKLFDEMSKEGCTPSVATCNALIQVICKKGNVEDAVTVFDDMVRQDYVPNVVTYTVLIRGLCHAGKIDRAMKLMERMKDEGCEPVVQTYNVLIRYSFEEGEIEKALCLFERMSKGEDCLPNQDTYNIIISSMFVRKRAEDMATAARMVMEMVERGYLPRRFMLNRVLNGLMLTGNQQISRDLLRMQEKYRRLRREIRL, from the coding sequence atgccgccgccgccgccgccgccgacctcgctcTCGCCATCCTCCCCCACGCCTTCAACCGCACCACCCCCATCCCCGCGCCAGATCGCCGCCCTCGTGCTTAACCACCCGTCGTCCAACCTCACCACCGCATCGGCCCGCTCCCTCTCGGCGTCCCTCCTCGCCGTCGCCCCGGCCCTCCCGACGCCCGTGGCCAACCGCGTCCTCAAGCTCCTCTGGCACCACGCGCCGCGcgcgctcctcttcttccactcgcTCCTCCACCTCCCCACCCGCGCGCACGCCGTCTCCCCCTGCACCATCGACCTCGCGCTCGACCTCTCCGCgcgcctccgccacccacgccagctCACCAACTCCATCCTCGCGCTCTTCCCGCGCCTCCGCCTGCCCTTCACCCCGCGCACTTTCCCCATCCTCTTCGAGCGCTTCGCCGCGTCGCAGCGCCGGCCCGACATCGCCGTCCGCCTCTTCCTCTCGCTCCACCGCTCCCACCGCGTCGTGCAGGACCTCCCCCTCTTCAACTCCCTCCTCGACGCGCTCGGGAAGTCGCGCCATGCCAGCAAGGCCGCCTCCCTCGTCCGCGCTCTCGAGCGGCGCTTCCCCCCGGACGTTGTCACGTACAACACCCTCGCCGACGGATGGTGCCGCGTCAAGGACACATCCCGCGCGCTTGACTTGCTGCGGCAGATGGCCGAGTCCGGCATCACGCCCACGAAGACAACCTATAATATCATCCTCAAAGGCTTCTTCCGTGCTGGGCAGATGCAGCACGCGTGGAACTTCTTCCTCCAAATGAAGAAGAGGGGGGCCAAGGACGAGAGATGTAAGCCGGACATCGTATCGTACACTACCATCATTCATGGGCTGGGTGTTGCTGGGCAGCTAGACAAAGCTCGCAaactgttcgatgaaatgtctaaAGAAGGTTGCACGCCGTCTGTGGCAACTTGCAATGCGCTTATCCAGGTGATATGTAAGAAGGGAAATGTGGAGGATGCAGTCACAGTGTTTGATGATATGGTTCGACAGGATTACGTGCCAAATGTGGTCACCTATACCGTCTTGATTCGAGGTCTCTGCCATGCTGGGAAAATTGACCGGGCTATGAAGCTCATGGAGAGAATGAAAGATGAAGGCTGTGAGCCAGTCGTTCAGACATACAATGTTCTAATAAGATATTCATTTGAGGAAGGGGAGATCGAGAAGGCCTTGTGTTTGTTTGAGAGGATGAGTAAAGGAGAGGACTGCCTGCCTAACCAAGATACATACAATATCATAATAAGTTCAATGTTTGTGCGCAAGAGGGCTGAGGACATGGCAACGGCGGCGAGGATGGTGATGGAGATGGTGGAGAGAGGCTACTTGCCAAGAAGGTTCATGCTCAACCGCGTTCTGAATGGGTTGATGTTGACAGGGAATCAGCAAATTTCTAGAGATCTGTTGAGAATGCAAGAGAAATATAGACGCCTGCGACGAGAAATAAGATTGTGA